In a single window of the Bacillus mycoides genome:
- the dusB gene encoding tRNA dihydrouridine synthase DusB, whose translation MLKIANIEMKNPVVLAPMAGVCNSAFRLTVKEFGAGLVCAEMVSDKAILLNNKRTLDMLYIDEREKPLSLQIFGGEKETLVDAAKYVDKYTTADIIDINMGCPVPKITKCDAGAKWLLDPNKIYEMVAAVVDAVEKPVTVKMRIGWDEEHIFAIENARAVERAGGQAIAVHGRTRVQMYEGKADWNIIKQVKQAVNIPVIGNGDVETPQDAKRMLDEIGVDGVMIGRAALGDPWMIYRTVKYLETGELMPEPTVREKIDVCMLHLDRLIDLKNENVAVREMRKHAAWYLKGVRGNASVRNGINTCDTREDLANVLGAFVEEVEAKQQTIYVG comes from the coding sequence GTGTTAAAGATTGCAAATATTGAGATGAAAAATCCAGTTGTACTAGCACCGATGGCGGGAGTGTGTAACTCTGCATTCCGTTTGACGGTAAAAGAATTTGGTGCAGGTTTAGTTTGTGCTGAAATGGTAAGTGATAAGGCAATATTACTTAATAACAAAAGAACATTAGATATGTTATATATCGATGAGAGAGAAAAGCCATTAAGTTTACAAATTTTTGGTGGAGAGAAAGAAACTCTTGTAGATGCTGCGAAATACGTAGATAAATATACGACAGCAGACATTATTGATATTAATATGGGGTGCCCAGTACCGAAAATCACTAAGTGTGATGCAGGAGCAAAGTGGCTTTTAGACCCAAATAAAATATATGAGATGGTAGCGGCGGTTGTAGATGCTGTTGAAAAGCCAGTTACAGTTAAAATGCGTATTGGTTGGGATGAAGAACATATTTTCGCAATAGAAAATGCTAGAGCTGTTGAGCGTGCTGGTGGACAAGCGATAGCGGTTCATGGGCGTACACGAGTGCAAATGTATGAAGGTAAAGCGGATTGGAATATTATTAAACAAGTAAAGCAGGCTGTAAATATTCCGGTTATCGGAAATGGTGATGTCGAAACACCACAAGATGCAAAGCGTATGCTTGATGAAATTGGTGTAGATGGTGTTATGATTGGTCGCGCTGCTCTTGGAGATCCGTGGATGATTTATCGTACGGTAAAGTATTTAGAGACAGGTGAGTTAATGCCGGAACCAACAGTGCGTGAGAAAATTGATGTATGTATGTTGCATCTAGATCGTCTTATCGATTTAAAGAACGAAAATGTTGCCGTAAGAGAGATGAGAAAGCATGCAGCTTGGTATTTAAAAGGTGTTCGTGGTAATGCGAGTGTGCGTAATGGTATCAATACTTGCGACACACGTGAGGACCTTGCGAATGTATTAGGTGCATTTGTAGAAGAAGTAGAAGCGAAACAACAAACAATTTATGTTGGTTAA
- the lysS gene encoding lysine--tRNA ligase, with protein sequence MDNMNHEELNDQLLVRREKLHNLREQGIDPFGKRFERTNSTTDLVSLYGEFSKEELEEKEITVSIAGRIMTKRGKGKAGFAHIQDLQGQVQIYVRKDTVGDEEYELFTTADLGDLVGIEGKVFKTNVGELSVKAIGFTLLTKSLRPLPDKYHGLKDVEQRYRQRYLDLITSMESRETFVTRSKIIREMRRYLDDNGYLEVETPMMHAIAGGASARPFTTHHNALDMELYMRIAIELHLKRLIVGGLEKVYEIGRVFRNEGVSTRHNPEFTMIELYEAYADYNDIMKLTENMVAHIAKKVLGTTTIQYGDYEINLEPEWTRLHMVDAIKQHSGADFWNPMSVEEARELAKEHNVEIKNTMEVGHIINEFFEQKVEDKLIQPTFIYGHPVEISPLAKKNDEDPRFTDRFELFIVAREHANAFTELNDPIDQKERFEAQLKEREQGNDEAHMMDDDYIEALEYGMPPTGGLGIGIDRLVMLLTNAPSIRDVLLFPAMRHKQD encoded by the coding sequence ATGGATAACATGAACCACGAAGAATTAAACGACCAATTGCTTGTTCGTCGTGAAAAGCTACATAATTTACGTGAGCAAGGAATCGATCCGTTCGGTAAACGATTTGAACGCACAAATTCAACAACTGACTTAGTAAGTCTATATGGAGAATTCTCTAAAGAAGAATTAGAAGAGAAAGAAATTACTGTTTCTATCGCTGGTCGTATTATGACAAAACGCGGTAAAGGAAAAGCGGGATTTGCGCATATTCAAGATTTACAGGGGCAAGTTCAAATTTATGTTCGTAAAGATACTGTTGGAGATGAAGAGTACGAATTATTTACGACAGCAGATTTAGGTGACTTAGTAGGTATTGAAGGTAAAGTGTTCAAAACAAACGTTGGAGAACTTTCAGTAAAAGCAATAGGATTTACACTTTTAACGAAATCCCTTCGTCCATTACCGGATAAATACCATGGATTAAAAGATGTTGAACAACGCTATCGTCAACGTTACTTGGACTTAATTACAAGTATGGAAAGCCGTGAAACGTTCGTTACCCGTAGTAAAATCATTCGTGAAATGAGAAGATATTTAGATGACAACGGTTATCTTGAAGTAGAAACGCCTATGATGCACGCGATTGCAGGTGGAGCATCTGCTCGTCCTTTCACTACACACCATAATGCGTTAGATATGGAATTATATATGCGTATCGCAATTGAACTTCATTTAAAACGTCTTATTGTGGGTGGATTAGAAAAGGTTTATGAGATCGGCCGTGTATTCCGTAATGAGGGTGTATCAACTCGTCATAACCCTGAGTTTACGATGATTGAATTATATGAAGCGTACGCTGATTATAATGATATTATGAAACTAACAGAAAATATGGTTGCTCATATCGCGAAAAAAGTATTGGGTACAACAACAATCCAATATGGTGATTATGAAATTAATCTAGAGCCAGAATGGACGCGTCTTCATATGGTAGATGCAATTAAGCAACACTCTGGAGCAGATTTCTGGAATCCAATGAGTGTAGAAGAAGCGCGTGAACTTGCAAAAGAACATAATGTGGAAATTAAGAATACAATGGAAGTTGGTCATATTATTAATGAGTTCTTCGAACAAAAAGTAGAAGATAAATTAATCCAACCAACATTTATTTACGGTCATCCGGTAGAAATTTCGCCACTTGCGAAAAAGAATGACGAAGATCCACGATTCACAGATCGTTTCGAGTTATTTATCGTTGCACGTGAACATGCAAATGCATTCACTGAGTTAAATGATCCAATCGATCAAAAAGAACGTTTTGAAGCTCAACTAAAAGAGCGCGAGCAAGGTAATGACGAAGCTCACATGATGGATGATGATTATATCGAAGCTCTTGAGTACGGTATGCCTCCTACGGGAGGGTTAGGAATCGGTATTGATCGTCTTGTTATGTTATTAACAAACGCACCATCTATTCGTGACGTACTATTATTCCCGGCTATGCGCCATAAACAAGACTAA
- the folP gene encoding dihydropteroate synthase: MNCEEEMCSLKWDYDLRCGEYTLNLNEKTLIMGILNVTPDSFSDGGSYNEVDAAVRHAKEMKSEGAHIIDIGGESTRPGFAKVSVEEEIKRVVPMIQAVSKEVKLPISIDTYKAEVAKQAIEAGAHIINDIWGAKVEPRIAEVAAYYDVPIILMHNRDNMNYRNLMADMIADLYESIKIAKDAGVRDENIILDPGIGFAKTPEQNLEAMRNLEQLNVLGYPVLLGTSRKSFIGHVLDLPVEERLEGTGATVCLGIEKGCEFIRVHDVKEMARMAKMMDAMIGKGAK; the protein is encoded by the coding sequence ATGAATTGCGAAGAGGAGATGTGTAGTTTGAAGTGGGATTATGATTTGCGCTGCGGCGAATATACATTGAACTTAAATGAAAAGACATTAATTATGGGGATTTTAAATGTAACGCCAGATTCATTTTCTGATGGTGGGAGTTACAACGAAGTAGATGCTGCGGTGCGACATGCGAAAGAAATGAAAAGTGAAGGTGCCCATATTATTGATATTGGCGGCGAATCTACCCGCCCGGGTTTCGCTAAAGTTTCAGTAGAAGAGGAAATAAAGCGAGTTGTTCCAATGATTCAGGCAGTGTCAAAAGAAGTAAAGCTACCTATTTCTATTGATACGTATAAAGCTGAGGTTGCGAAACAAGCGATTGAAGCTGGTGCTCATATTATTAATGATATTTGGGGAGCGAAGGTGGAACCGAGGATTGCTGAAGTTGCAGCCTATTATGATGTGCCCATTATCTTAATGCATAACCGAGATAATATGAATTACCGCAATTTAATGGCCGATATGATTGCTGATTTGTATGAAAGTATTAAAATTGCTAAAGATGCTGGTGTGCGAGATGAGAATATTATTTTAGACCCAGGTATCGGTTTTGCGAAAACACCTGAGCAAAATTTAGAAGCGATGCGCAATTTAGAACAGTTAAATGTACTGGGTTACCCAGTTCTCTTAGGTACTTCAAGAAAGTCCTTTATTGGCCATGTGTTAGATTTGCCAGTGGAGGAACGTCTTGAAGGAACGGGAGCTACCGTTTGTCTTGGTATTGAAAAGGGCTGTGAGTTTATCCGTGTTCATGATGTGAAAGAAATGGCGCGTATGGCTAAGATGATGGACGCGATGATTGGTAAGGGGGCAAAGTAA
- the cysK gene encoding cysteine synthase A, whose translation MRVAQSVSELIGKTPIVKLNRIVESDSADVYLKLEFMNPGSSVKDRIALAMIEDAENKGLLKEGDTIIEPTSGNTGIGLAMVAAAKGYKAILVMPETMSIERRNLLRAYGAELVLTPGPEGMGGAIRKATELAEEHGYFIPQQFQNQANPEIHRITTGPEIVEQMGDQLDAFIAGIGTGGTITGAGEVLKEAYKDIKIYAVEPADSPVLSGGKPGPHKIQGIGAGFVPETLDVEVYDEIIQVKTEQAFEYARRVAKEEGILVGISSGAVVYAATEVAKKLGKGKKVLVIIPSNGERYLSTPLYQFES comes from the coding sequence ATGCGAGTGGCACAATCAGTTTCAGAATTAATCGGGAAAACGCCGATCGTTAAGTTGAACCGCATCGTAGAATCAGACAGCGCAGATGTATATTTAAAATTAGAATTTATGAATCCGGGGAGCAGTGTTAAAGATCGTATCGCGTTAGCTATGATTGAAGATGCTGAAAATAAAGGATTATTAAAAGAGGGCGATACAATCATTGAGCCGACAAGTGGTAACACAGGTATTGGCTTAGCGATGGTAGCAGCTGCTAAAGGATATAAGGCAATTTTAGTAATGCCAGAAACAATGAGTATTGAGCGTCGTAATTTATTACGCGCTTACGGTGCTGAATTAGTATTGACTCCAGGACCTGAAGGAATGGGCGGAGCAATTCGAAAGGCAACTGAATTAGCAGAAGAACATGGGTACTTTATACCACAACAGTTCCAAAATCAAGCGAATCCAGAAATCCATCGTATAACAACAGGTCCAGAAATTGTTGAACAGATGGGGGATCAATTAGATGCTTTTATCGCAGGTATTGGTACAGGTGGAACAATTACAGGTGCCGGTGAAGTGCTGAAAGAGGCTTATAAAGATATCAAAATTTACGCGGTAGAACCTGCGGATTCACCAGTATTATCTGGTGGAAAGCCAGGACCACATAAGATCCAAGGAATTGGAGCGGGGTTTGTTCCGGAGACATTGGATGTAGAGGTATATGATGAAATTATTCAAGTGAAAACGGAGCAAGCGTTCGAATATGCGAGAAGAGTGGCTAAAGAAGAAGGTATTTTAGTTGGTATCTCTTCGGGAGCAGTCGTTTATGCAGCGACAGAAGTTGCGAAGAAATTAGGTAAAGGGAAAAAGGTACTTGTTATTATCCCAAGTAACGGTGAACGATATTTAAGTACACCACTTTATCAATTTGAGTCATAA
- a CDS encoding helix-turn-helix domain-containing protein, translating into MEAEKWGRRIRAFRKLKGYTQEGFAKELGVSVSVLGEVERGNRSPSQDFVVEVAKTLNVSIDELMPK; encoded by the coding sequence ATGGAAGCAGAAAAATGGGGAAGACGCATTCGTGCTTTTCGAAAGCTAAAAGGCTATACGCAAGAAGGTTTTGCGAAAGAATTAGGGGTATCTGTATCGGTTTTAGGTGAAGTTGAGAGGGGCAATAGATCACCTTCCCAAGATTTTGTAGTAGAAGTCGCTAAAACATTAAACGTTTCAATAGACGAATTGATGCCAAAGTGA
- the folB gene encoding dihydroneopterin aldolase: MDKIYIHDMEFYGYHGVFPEENKLGQRFKVDLTVELDLKRAGESDDLEYSVNYGELFELCRKVVEDRTYKLVESIAENIATDILKQYESISQCTIKVIKPDPPIPGHYRAVAVEITRERP; this comes from the coding sequence TTGGATAAAATTTATATCCATGATATGGAGTTTTACGGTTATCATGGTGTATTCCCAGAAGAAAATAAATTGGGTCAGAGATTTAAAGTGGATTTAACGGTGGAGTTGGATTTAAAACGTGCAGGAGAAAGCGACGACTTAGAGTATTCTGTCAATTACGGGGAGCTTTTCGAACTATGTAGAAAAGTGGTTGAAGATAGAACGTATAAGCTTGTAGAGAGTATTGCTGAAAATATCGCTACAGATATATTGAAACAATATGAGAGTATTTCACAGTGTACAATTAAGGTAATTAAACCGGATCCGCCGATACCGGGACATTATCGTGCTGTAGCGGTAGAAATTACGAGAGAACGTCCATGA
- the trpE gene encoding anthranilate synthase component I: MQRRKSLALSIPYQLDFFKQYKFLSQDKPQHILLESGRGGRYNIVGLDPVAVIQGKNETLHISESGKETIKRGNPLDLMQAYMEKWKTDYNPEYPPFQGGAIGYFSYDCIRYIEKLSSLAKDDINIPDIFFLLFDDVFVYDQQERVLWIITHYVDECEEAEERLNEWKGLWMKEAPEVTMPFESPEKKNEAVAFTEEGFMKAVERIQEYIGAGDVFQVNLSTRQERTLQTHPLEIYTSLREINPSPYMGYLEFGDFQIVSASPELLIKKQGKEVSTRPIAGTRSRGASEQEDEELAKELIENEKERAEHVMLVDLERNDLGRVCKYGTVEVDEFMVIEKYSHVMHIVSNVRGEVEADKDAFDLVKAVFPGGTITGAPKIRTMEIIEELEPVRRGIYTGSIGWIGYSGDTELNIVIRTLLAKDGQAHVQAGAGIVIDSNPKDEYKESLKKAIALWRAKESSEETVR, translated from the coding sequence ATGCAACGAAGAAAATCTTTAGCGCTTTCTATTCCATATCAGTTAGATTTCTTTAAGCAATATAAATTTCTTTCTCAGGATAAGCCGCAACATATTTTGTTAGAAAGTGGACGTGGTGGTCGTTATAATATTGTTGGGCTGGATCCAGTAGCGGTAATTCAGGGTAAGAATGAGACGTTACATATAAGTGAAAGTGGTAAGGAAACAATAAAGCGAGGGAATCCGTTAGATTTAATGCAAGCGTATATGGAGAAATGGAAAACGGATTATAATCCGGAGTACCCACCTTTTCAAGGTGGGGCAATTGGATACTTTAGTTATGATTGTATCCGTTATATTGAAAAACTTTCTTCTCTTGCGAAGGATGATATTAATATACCTGACATATTCTTTTTGTTATTTGATGACGTGTTTGTGTATGATCAACAGGAGAGAGTGTTATGGATTATTACGCATTATGTAGATGAGTGTGAAGAGGCAGAAGAACGATTAAATGAATGGAAGGGTCTTTGGATGAAAGAAGCCCCCGAAGTGACTATGCCGTTTGAATCTCCTGAAAAGAAAAATGAAGCAGTCGCTTTTACGGAAGAGGGCTTTATGAAGGCCGTTGAACGTATTCAAGAATATATTGGAGCGGGTGATGTGTTTCAAGTAAACTTGTCGACAAGACAAGAAAGAACATTACAAACACATCCACTAGAAATATATACAAGTCTTCGTGAAATTAATCCATCTCCATATATGGGTTACTTGGAGTTTGGAGATTTTCAAATTGTTAGTGCTTCGCCTGAATTGCTAATTAAAAAGCAAGGAAAAGAAGTGAGTACAAGACCGATTGCTGGTACGCGCTCTCGAGGAGCAAGTGAGCAAGAGGATGAAGAATTAGCGAAAGAATTAATTGAAAATGAAAAGGAAAGAGCAGAGCATGTAATGCTTGTGGATTTAGAACGAAATGACTTGGGCCGGGTTTGTAAATATGGCACTGTTGAAGTAGATGAATTTATGGTAATTGAAAAATACTCACACGTTATGCATATTGTTTCTAATGTGCGTGGTGAGGTGGAAGCAGATAAAGATGCTTTCGATTTGGTGAAGGCTGTATTTCCTGGTGGGACAATTACCGGTGCCCCGAAAATACGTACGATGGAAATCATTGAAGAATTAGAACCTGTTCGCCGAGGAATTTATACGGGTTCAATTGGTTGGATTGGTTATTCTGGAGATACGGAATTGAATATTGTAATCCGAACACTACTTGCTAAAGATGGACAAGCGCATGTGCAAGCTGGAGCGGGTATTGTAATTGATTCAAATCCAAAAGATGAATATAAAGAGTCGTTAAAAAAAGCAATCGCTTTATGGCGTGCAAAAGAAAGTAGCGAAGAAACGGTTAGGTGA
- the hslO gene encoding redox-regulated molecular chaperone HslO encodes MKDYLVKALAFNGEVRAYSVRTTNTVSEAQKRHDTWRTASAALGRSLTAGTMMGAMLKGEQKLTIKVEGNGPIGPILVDAHANGDVRGYVTNPHVDFEGTEQGKLRVYQAVGTEGFVTVIKDIGMREPFIGQSPIVSGELGEDFTYYFAVSEQTPSSVGVGVLVNGDDSVLAAGGFILQIMPGAQEETISFIEERLQQIPPVSQLIEQGLSPEELLYEVLGEDKVKVLETMDVQFNCTCSRERIESVLISLGKAELEQIRAEEEETEVHCHFCNERHKFAKEDITSLIEKL; translated from the coding sequence ATGAAAGATTATTTAGTAAAAGCGTTAGCGTTTAATGGAGAGGTTCGTGCTTATAGTGTACGTACAACAAATACAGTAAGTGAGGCGCAAAAGCGTCATGATACATGGAGAACAGCTTCAGCGGCACTTGGTCGTTCTTTAACTGCGGGTACAATGATGGGTGCTATGTTAAAAGGCGAGCAGAAGTTAACGATTAAAGTAGAGGGTAACGGCCCGATTGGTCCTATCTTAGTCGATGCTCATGCAAATGGGGATGTACGTGGTTATGTAACGAATCCGCATGTTGATTTTGAAGGGACGGAACAAGGGAAATTACGTGTATATCAAGCGGTAGGTACAGAAGGATTTGTAACGGTAATTAAAGATATCGGTATGCGTGAACCGTTTATTGGTCAATCTCCCATTGTTTCAGGAGAACTAGGGGAAGATTTCACATATTATTTCGCGGTTTCTGAGCAGACGCCTTCTTCTGTAGGTGTTGGTGTTCTTGTAAATGGAGATGATAGCGTATTAGCGGCGGGTGGATTCATTCTTCAAATTATGCCAGGTGCGCAGGAAGAAACAATTTCATTTATTGAAGAGCGTCTTCAACAAATCCCGCCAGTATCACAATTAATCGAACAAGGTCTTTCTCCAGAAGAATTACTGTATGAAGTGCTTGGAGAAGATAAAGTGAAAGTGCTAGAAACAATGGATGTTCAATTTAATTGTACATGTTCACGTGAGCGTATTGAAAGTGTGCTAATTAGTTTAGGTAAAGCGGAGTTAGAACAAATTCGTGCAGAAGAAGAAGAGACGGAAGTTCACTGTCACTTCTGTAATGAACGACATAAATTCGCTAAAGAAGATATTACAAGTCTAATTGAGAAGCTGTAA
- the folK gene encoding 2-amino-4-hydroxy-6-hydroxymethyldihydropteridine diphosphokinase has translation MNNIAYIALGSNIGERYTYLTEAIQFLNKNQHIQVDDVSSVYETDPVGYTDQNCFLNLVIKISTNLSPQELLKVTQKVENDLGRKREIRWGPRTIDLDILLYNQENIEAENLIVPHPRMFERAFVIVPLLEINQDIKQNISRSQVEEMKRREGVTVWKQKNGEDAFVLFES, from the coding sequence ATGAATAATATAGCGTACATTGCATTAGGTTCCAATATTGGGGAGCGTTATACTTATTTAACTGAAGCAATTCAGTTTTTAAATAAAAACCAGCATATCCAAGTTGATGATGTTTCGTCTGTATATGAAACTGATCCGGTTGGCTATACTGACCAAAATTGCTTTTTAAATTTAGTTATAAAAATTTCTACCAATTTATCACCGCAAGAATTATTGAAAGTAACACAAAAGGTAGAGAATGACCTAGGAAGAAAAAGGGAAATTAGATGGGGCCCGAGGACCATCGACCTTGACATTTTACTATATAATCAAGAAAATATTGAAGCAGAGAATCTGATTGTTCCGCATCCGCGGATGTTCGAAAGAGCTTTTGTTATCGTTCCGTTGTTAGAGATTAATCAAGATATAAAACAAAATATTTCACGTTCACAAGTAGAAGAAATGAAAAGGCGAGAGGGAGTAACGGTATGGAAGCAGAAAAATGGGGAAGACGCATTCGTGCTTTTCGAAAGCTAA
- the pabC gene encoding aminodeoxychorismate lyase yields MLIYVNGAYVEASEAKISPYDHGYLYGLGVFETFRIYNGHPFLLDDHYERLMDALDILQIKWTMTKDEVMLILKNLLVKNGLKHAYVRLNVSAGIDEIGLQTEVYEEPSVIVFIKPLASPGNVVEKEGVILKQVRNTPEGAFRLKSHHYLNNILGKREIGNVVNKEGIFLTETGYVAEGIVSNLFFVKGDILYTPSLETGILNGITRAFIIKAAEELDIEVKEGFFTKDELLSADEVFVTNSIQEIVPLYRIEEKDFPGKVGVVTKRLMDLYGVQRERLWSRNELRRGDV; encoded by the coding sequence GTGTTAATTTACGTAAATGGCGCGTATGTAGAAGCGAGTGAAGCGAAAATTTCTCCTTATGACCACGGTTACCTATATGGACTTGGGGTTTTTGAGACATTTCGTATTTATAATGGTCATCCCTTTTTATTGGATGATCATTATGAACGCTTAATGGATGCGCTAGATATATTGCAAATCAAATGGACAATGACAAAAGATGAAGTGATGCTTATTTTAAAGAATCTACTTGTTAAGAATGGGTTAAAGCATGCATATGTGCGCTTAAATGTATCGGCGGGTATAGATGAAATAGGATTACAAACGGAAGTATATGAAGAACCGTCTGTTATTGTTTTTATAAAACCTTTAGCATCTCCAGGGAATGTAGTGGAAAAAGAAGGAGTTATTTTAAAGCAAGTGAGAAATACACCAGAGGGTGCATTTCGCTTGAAGTCCCATCATTATTTAAATAATATTTTAGGGAAACGCGAAATTGGAAATGTTGTGAATAAGGAAGGTATTTTTCTTACCGAAACAGGTTATGTTGCAGAGGGTATTGTTTCGAATCTCTTTTTTGTTAAAGGAGATATTTTATATACTCCTTCATTAGAAACAGGGATTTTAAACGGAATCACTCGTGCGTTTATTATAAAGGCTGCTGAAGAGCTAGATATAGAAGTAAAGGAAGGTTTCTTTACAAAAGATGAATTGCTTTCAGCGGATGAAGTGTTCGTAACGAACTCTATTCAAGAGATTGTCCCTCTTTATCGTATAGAGGAGAAAGATTTCCCGGGTAAAGTGGGAGTGGTTACAAAAAGACTTATGGATCTTTATGGAGTGCAGAGAGAGAGATTGTGGAGCAGAAATGAATTGCGAAGAGGAGATGTGTAG
- the pabA gene encoding aminodeoxychorismate/anthranilate synthase component II: MILMIDNYDSFTFNLVQFLGELGQELVVKRNDEVTISDIENMKPDFLMISPGPCSPNEAGISMEVIKYFAGKLPIFGVCLGHQSIAQVFGGDVVRAERLMHGKTSLMHHDGQTIFSDIPNPFTATRYHSLIVKKETLPNCLEITSWTEEGEIMALRHKTLPIEGVQFHPESIMTSHGKELLQNFIRKYSPSVTSC, translated from the coding sequence ATGATATTAATGATTGATAATTATGATTCTTTTACATTTAATTTAGTGCAATTTCTTGGAGAACTTGGACAAGAGCTTGTTGTTAAGCGTAATGATGAAGTGACTATTTCGGATATTGAGAATATGAAACCAGATTTTTTAATGATTTCGCCAGGTCCATGTAGTCCTAATGAGGCGGGAATCAGTATGGAGGTTATTAAATATTTTGCAGGTAAGCTTCCGATTTTTGGGGTCTGTCTTGGACATCAATCAATTGCGCAAGTATTTGGAGGGGATGTTGTCAGGGCAGAGCGTTTGATGCATGGAAAAACATCTTTAATGCATCATGATGGGCAGACGATTTTTTCTGATATCCCAAATCCATTTACCGCGACACGTTATCACTCTCTTATCGTTAAAAAAGAGACGTTACCGAATTGTTTAGAGATAACATCTTGGACTGAAGAAGGTGAAATTATGGCGCTTCGTCATAAAACGTTGCCGATTGAAGGGGTACAATTCCATCCGGAATCTATTATGACTTCTCATGGGAAAGAGTTGCTACAGAATTTCATTCGCAAATATAGCCCAAGTGTGACATCGTGTTAA